One genomic window of Salmo salar chromosome ssa12, Ssal_v3.1, whole genome shotgun sequence includes the following:
- the LOC106565198 gene encoding WD repeat-containing protein 1, whose amino-acid sequence MSYELKHVFASLPQMERGVAKVLGGDPKGNNFLYTNGKSVIIRNINNPAIADIYTEHPHQVTVAKYAPSGFYIASGDVSGKIRIWDTTQKEHLLKYEYQPFGGKIKDIAWTEDSKRIACVGEGREKFGAVFLWDTGSSVGEISGHSKVINSVDIKQTRPYRLISGSDDNCGAFFEGPPFKFKFSITDHSRFVNCVRFSPDGNRFCTAGADGQIFLYDGKTGEKICALGGAKAHEGGVYAVSWSPDSSQLISASGDKTVKLWDVGTSTALTTFNIGADVMDQQLGCLWQKDHLLSVSLSGYINYLDKSNPDRPLRTIKGHSKSIQSLTVHKNGGRSYIYSGSHDGHINYWDAETGENNDFSGKGHSNLVTKMAVDDADQLVTCSMDDTVRFTSVTKKEYSASNLVKMDVQPKHVSVAAGGLALAVCIGQVVFLKDKKKVFTLDSLDYEPEAGAIHPGGSTAAVGGADGKVRLYSVQGNTLKDEGKSVEAKGPVTDMAYSKDGAYLAVTDEKKVVTVFTVADNYSVKNDFYGHHAKVVTLAWSPDNEHFASGGMDMMVYVWTVNDADKRLKIPDAHRLHHVSGLAWIDEHTLVTTSHDASVKQWTLKF is encoded by the exons ATGTCATATGAATTGA AGCATGTGTTTGCCAGCCTCCCGCAGATGGAACGAGGAGTCGCCAAAGTCCTAGGTGGCGATCCCAAAGGCAACAACTTCCTCTATACCAATGGAAAGAGCGTCATAATCAGGAACATTAAC AACCCTGCCATAGCTGATATCTACACTGAGCACCCTCATCAGGTTACTGTCGCCAAGTACGCCCCCAGTGGCTTCTACATTGCTTCTGGAG ATGTGTCTGGTAAGATCCGTATCTGGGACACTACCCAGAAGGAACACCTGCTGAAGTATGAGTACCAGCCTTTCGGGGGGAAAATCAAGGACATCGCATGGACTGAGGACAGCAAAAGGATCGCTTGTGTGGGAGAGGGACGTGAGAA GTTTGGGGCTGTGTTCCTGTGGGACACTGGCTCCTCTGTGGGAGAGATCTCAGGCCACTCCAAAGTCATCAACAGCGTGGATATCAAGCAGACTCGCCCCTATCGTCTGATCTCCGGAAGCGATGACAATTGTGGAGCCTTCTTTGAGGGACCACCTTTCAAGTTTAAGTTCTCAATcaca GACCACAGCAGGTTTGTCAACTGCGTGCGTTTCTCTCCAGACGGGAACCGCTTTTGTACGGCTGGCGCTGACGGTCAG ATCTTCCTGTACGACGGAAAGACTGGTGAGAAGATTTGCGCTCTGGGCGGAGCCAAGGCCCACGAGGGAGGAGTCTATGCC gtgaGCTGGAGCCCTGACAGCTCCCAGCTCATCTCTGCCTCGGGCGACAAGACGGTGAAGCTGTGGGACGTAGGCACCAGCACGGCCCTCACCACCTTCAACATAGGTGCCGACGTCATGGACCAGCAGCTGGGCTGCCTGTGGCAGAAGGACCACCTGCTCAGCGTCTCCCTGTCTGGCTACATCAACTACCTGGACAAGAGCAACCCCGACCGGCCGCTCCGCACCATCAAG GGTCACAGCAAATCCATTCAGTCCTTGACGGTTCACAAAAACGGGGGGCGTTCTTACATCTACTCGGGCAGCCATGACGGCCACATCA ATTACTGGGACGCGGAGACCGGGGAGAACAACGACTTCTCAGGGAAGGGCCACAGCAACCTGGTCACCAAGATGGCTGTGGACGATGCTGACCAGCTGGTGACCTGCAGCATGGACGACACGGTTCGCTTCACCAGCGTGACCAAGAAAGAGTACAG TGCTTCCAACCTGGTAAAGATGGATGTCCAACCTAAACAtgtgtcagtagcagcaggggggCTCGCTTTGGCTGTGTGCATCGGACAG GTGGTGTTTTTGAAGGACAAGAAGAAGGTGTTCACGCTGGACAGTCTGGACTACGAGCCGGAGGCAGGAGCAATCCACCCAGGGGGCAGCACTGCGGCAGTGGGCGGGGCA GATGGAAAGGTCCGCTTGTATTCTGTCCAAGGCAACACTCTGAAGGACGAGGGGAAGAGTGTGGAGGCCAAGGGGCCAGTCACCGACATGGCCTACTCCAAAGATGGCGCCTACCTGGCCGTCACTGACGAGAAGAAGGTCGTCACAGTCTTCACAGTGGCAGACAATTACTCG GTCAAAAATGATTTTTATGGGCACCACGCAAAAGTGGTCACCCTGGCCTGGTCTCCCGACAATGAGCACTTTGCCAGTGGTGGGATGGACATGATGGTCTATGTTTGGACAGTGAATGATGCAGACAAGAGACTGAAGATCCCAG ATGCCCACAGGTTGCACCACGTCAGTGGCCTGGCCTGGATAGATGAGCACACTCTAGTGACCACCTCCCATGACGCCAGCGTCAAGCAGTGGACTCTTAAATTCTGA